A segment of the Scophthalmus maximus strain ysfricsl-2021 chromosome 11, ASM2237912v1, whole genome shotgun sequence genome:
CATGGGAGTCTATTGTGATCTGAGCTGGCTTTGGCCGACGCAAAGACAAATTGACCTTCATGTTAGATTGAGTGGAgggtgtcttttttcttttctaaggGATCATGGTGGGTATGCAGCACATGGGAGCGGGGTGGCATGCCTCTGCTAAGCTCAGTCGAAGAGCTGAGGGGTATTTTAGGTCAATCTCTGACAGGTTTTCAGTCCACCTACATGTCCCTGTCTGAAACCAAGCCCTGTCGTGGTGTGTTTGGTTTCCTGTGGCGTCACAGTTACCCGTCGTCGAAAAAGCTGACATTCTAATCAAACATCATAACTCTGACAAACTGCGGCTCACAATTCTGTATAAAAATAACCTTTAATGCTCTTTAAAACGGGAAAAATCCTCTGAGCTCACAGTTTATATTTCTGTCATGGTGGCATGTTTCTGTAACTACTGGTAATCACCCATGTATTAGTCAATGAGAGGCTTCAGTTAAAGGACTGTACCAGCATGTCGCCACTTATAGCCCTCTTTAACTATAAATCAtgcatattttacataaatggTTAAATACATAATGTTTTTTCCATGCATTATACTCATTTTGTGCGTGCAACCATGTCTTGACTTCCATTAGTGAATCAATTCAAATGATTCACTCCAGTGGGAGGATATAATCCATTGGCGTCAACAAACGCTTCAGTTACAGTATGCAGCAGGGATTCAGCAACTTTCTCAAGGACATGCACACAGATCCGATGCCTGTCAATAATGCTTGAACCAGAATCGACGCTTCTGATGATGGACCACTACTGAGCTTTTGATGCCATCCTAAATGGTGTGTTTCTCACGGCTTTTGTTTCGAAACGCTCAGTGACAGTGTCACAGCAGGTGGAGCACTTTGCAGGACTGTATTATGTTCACAAGTACAGAATGCTATAGGTGGAGTGATACAAGTGACTTAGGATGTATATGGATGCTGAGCATCCCACATTTGtgaagattatttttgttttgatgtgcttTATGAGTCAGTATAATGAatacttcattttcttttataataTCTATATTTTGCGTAAGTAATATGTCTGTAAGGGAAGAAGGGATACATGCAGGTGTGGCGTTCCTGCCAGTAGGAGGCACAGTGAGCCTGTGGTTTGCCCGCATCTTGCTGGTCTCTGTCAAACTGAGGAGGATGTCTCCCGTGTCATCCTTCCTTTTCATCTGTTTCAGGTATGCAGTATGTCAGAACTTGAAGTACAAATTGAGTCTAGGAGATGTGCCTTTACACAGTTTAATCGAACAGTTACCATTCTTATACATAGTTCTAATAGCTGTACAAAAGAAAGGCCCAAGGTCAAATTTCTCCATCGCCTGAAATCTAAAGATATGTTCCGACTGTGTCAAATGCCCTGAATGAAACAGAATGAAACAGAATGAAACTATCATCATTGCACAGATCTGCGTAGTCAACAGGGTCGAGCACAAATCTGATGTCATTAgatatgtctgtgtgtcatAAAACCAGTTTGGCtttcaaaaaaattgtgtgAGACCACACTAGTGGCTACAAAAAGAAGGTGACAGAATGTCtacaaaaactaaaagaatTCCAAATTTGAATAACTTTTATTCAAGAACAAggtcaatttcagttttttccttaTCCACACCACATACAATCAAATTCATTAGACTTGAGTAGATCGACCACTATTGTGATCAAACCTAGTTTAAAGACTAAGTATTGGGATTTTTGACCTAAACTAGGTCTTATGCAGTTTACCTGGATAACAAGTGGAAATAGtagttttgtatttgttttgacaAACTGAGTTAATGTTTCTCCAATTAAAGATTCAAATGGGTTTTAAACTGCTTTAAAACTTTTAATATGATGTCTTGTACATGTTTGATCAGCAAGCAATGGAAAGTCGGCTTAGAAATGTCAGCAACATCCCTCAACTTTCCCCTTAATTCCCAAATTGAAAGCTGTAAATCGGAAGACAACTTTGGCATTGTCAAACTCACATAAACAAAACCTTCTCATTAGCATAAcatgtgtgaaatattgattaTGCATTGAAGAAGCTTTCCATGTCTAACATCAACTCTTTGGTAAATTCTCAGAGCCCTTATAATACGAATAACCACACAGTAAAAGAGTAAATGTGTCCGACCTTGGCACACAGGGAGCCCTTGCTCAGCCAGTGGTTGCCACGTTTGTAACAGGCTTCAGGAGGCAACTCCTCCCCTGACTCGTCACCAAATCGttcttcccctcttctcttctgcagTTCAACTTTCAAACCTCCTCAGTCTCCTACGTCTGATTTCCTCAGCTCTCGCCTCCTCCGAGAGGTCGAATCCataaggaggaggagctccTCTCTGGCTGCGTTGTCCTACAAAGCAAAATTTATCAGATGTATATATCTAAGGCATTGGCTCGTTAGGGTGACTTAAAACTGGGAAAGGTTTTAGAATTCAGTGTCACTCCAATTGACCTCAATGTATCAATAattcccctctcctctcgtaCCTCTGTCATTCAGGCTGTTCCTGATGGCCGCCTCTAACTGCTCTTCCTCCGTCAGTCCCCCTGAATAAGATGCTGTATGATTTGATGTATTATCTGGTGCGTACTGATGGTTTCCTGGGTACTGTCCACTGGTGCCACCGTAGCctgcacagacgcacacagataATACATGTGAAAGTGTAAGGCTGGCATATTCTTTTTTCTATCAATACATTTCacgaaaagaccaaaaccaacaatatgTTAGTCAGTTTCAGAGTACTCCCTCCTGTCTGTGGCGCTCAGACCCAAAACAAATGTagtttcctttgttttgtaGGTTCACAAATGTCCAAACACAGGTACATTAATAAGTAAATGTGACTATTATCAGAGCTCTCGTGACTATTTAGAGCAGCGGGTTTATTGGTGTatgtaataatatttaaattaaactaCTGTGTGCGTATGTTATGGATAGAAAAACGTTTGTTGGATCAGTTCAATGTTGATTTTGGGCTTATACTCCATATATACATATACCTGAAGAACCTGAAGAGTTGTAGTATCCACTGGGCTGAGTGTTATATCCATTCATTGACACAATCTCTGTTGAAATATAAACAGACAAActatttcagtttcaaaacaGGGTTGTTAAGATGCATTTAGATTTCTTTATTAATACTGAGGCACACAGAGATCTGACAGACTCAAAGctgtctctatttttttttttctccatcatttcAACACATCAGTGTCACTTAGCGAAACCTGTATTCATAAAGTCACTGAAGAGTACATGTACGTGGACTAAatcataaaaatacaattaaaaattaCGTTTAAAGAGCTTCaggtaaagttaaaaaaacataacacacacacacacacctgcacatttCTTCATGATGATCTTCAGTGGTCCAGAAGTGTAGAGCAGACCCACCAGGATACCGGCCAGGTGACCGACAAATGAGGTCCTGAAGAAGCAGAGCACCGATTAACTCCTTACTAATGAAACACTGCCATCTTGTGGACACTTTTATTCAGCGTACCAGACAGCACACACCAACATGACACCTCCGTTCAAATGCTGTGCTGCGATGCGCAGTGTGAACCTCCCCGCCAACACCTGTGATAGCAATGGGAATATGGGCCTTTGAGTGTTTGATGCTTCTGTATCAAAGGTTCAGAGTGCAAATCCACCCCGTGACACGTGATTGTCATCCTtccttctgttgttgtttgctgatgttttttttcacaaatttcacCGTGAACAACACTAtagtttaaatttaaattccTCACAaactggacacaaacacatatcATAAAAAAAGCGGAATATGTCATGGTGCTACATGTCAATCTGCAAAGTTAGGGGTGGTGGGGCCTATTTAGTGGGCAAGTCCAGGGCTATTTTTTAGTCCCAGTCGGTCCCTGCATACAAGCATAAACCCTGAACATGCTGACACTGGCATCTCTGCAGTACGTCTCATCTGGGGGATGAATCTGAAATCCTGGTGAGTTTTTTTCTACAAAGCTGTGATTGAATCCTCACCCAGGTGATGTTATGTGGATTATCACTAGCTCCGCCCAGCTAGCATAGTGGTTTGACACAGGGATACCCATCACATTGGTCACACCTCCAGGGCAGTAATGGTTACTGACCACCTTCAGACCAAACAGGACACCTAGAAGCAACAACAAATTTTCATACACAGGAGAACACGTGTGGTGAGGACATACtatctatgtttttttaaatatagttaaATACCTTATATTGTTCATTCTGAGTTGTACCAGTCAAATTTCATTATTCCAACCATCAACACCATTTAAACTACAGGCAATGTTAGTTTTTGCAGAGCCCTCGGTACCTGAGAAGCCAACAGCACAGGTCGTGCTGTAGGACTGGTCCTGCATGAGCTCTGTTAACACAGCCTCCAACACCAAATAGACTACTCcagtgagcagagagaagacTGATAGCAGGTAGAAGAACCAGGGTCCGCCCAGCCGTTGCTCCAGGCTGATTCCTTTCCAGAGAAACGACGCCATGTTGAAGTAGAGGTGCCAATCATCCACATGATGCAGCGGGGATAGCAGAAGACGACGCCAGTCATTAAACCAGTACGCCTGCTGGACACTTACACAGGCCTGGGGATTGGATAGAGAGTATCATGTTATGTATGTTAAAGTAAAAGACAATagtagggatgcaccgattTATCGGCCGTACATCGGTTTCGGATGATTTTCGCCTTGTGAGTGCTCTCGCCTTATCGGCAAATAAGATAACATTCACAGATGGCAGTGGCCTATGTTTATCTGTTGCGtcacaataaaatgtttgcGCTGGCTACATGTTGTGTTGGTTGTTCgcagtctgactctgacaacaGCCCAGCTgagctctgtgtctctgtgtcagagCGTGTGCTGtgaagggggcgtggccagctcTCAAACACGCAGTGCAGACAcagggtgcggtcgaattgtccttcctatctactattcctctctactattctACTGAtaggactgataggacttaggaaaaggcgacagcgctgctcagagaatccgactccactttcactaaactacatcATGAGAcagtggatgttattgacgtgcatctgccgtggtgaaactacaaatttccgatgaaggactacaaaaaacgcagcagctccatctgcatgtttcagtgtgCATTACCACCgagtgacatcagatgtaaatgattcatatgtaacggTAATTCATGTGATGACGTGCGtatcttctgggtcatattcatactcttcttcttcgaTCACTGATTCGTTTACATTCGTGCATTAGgacgtcacattaaatatcgctgctgcaatgaattctGGGGTGTCTATatgtcctttcctttcgcataggaaaaTCCAGTATatcctatgctaaagga
Coding sequences within it:
- the rhbdd1 gene encoding rhomboid-related protein 4, translated to MRHRQRGSHLGLMLLASQVFRVGLDNIPPVTLGVLALNLYLYLFPAAPLLKACVSVQQAYWFNDWRRLLLSPLHHVDDWHLYFNMASFLWKGISLEQRLGGPWFFYLLSVFSLLTGVVYLVLEAVLTELMQDQSYSTTCAVGFSGVLFGLKVVSNHYCPGGVTNVMGIPVSNHYASWAELVIIHITSPGTSFVGHLAGILVGLLYTSGPLKIIMKKCAEIVSMNGYNTQPSGYYNSSGSSGYGGTSGQYPGNHQYAPDNTSNHTASYSGGLTEEEQLEAAIRNSLNDRGQRSQRGAPPPYGFDLSEEARAEEIRRRRLRRFES